A genomic segment from Meiothermus sp. QL-1 encodes:
- a CDS encoding DUF3108 domain-containing protein, whose protein sequence is MDRTVPQLLRYSLRYAGQPAGEQCLTLEPRRGGLRVVLEAQVDLPPPKTRQRWESELDAWGLPHFYRERVEGSGARVMEVEFSHQDGLVTVSQGKEAFSIPYLTDMHDPLSLLLAIGSLDLEVGGVRKFCLVGGRAYVERLPDQRLGERPLRLYRLRPGLSLLYYDEAGYPVRLTQKVGEHIFEAELQEVQCSPASAQRGRRVARRRRRRYT, encoded by the coding sequence ATGGACCGGACGGTGCCCCAGCTGCTGCGCTACAGCCTCCGCTATGCCGGCCAGCCGGCAGGGGAACAGTGCCTTACCCTGGAGCCCCGCCGGGGGGGGCTGAGGGTGGTGCTGGAGGCCCAGGTGGACCTGCCCCCGCCCAAAACCCGCCAGCGCTGGGAGAGCGAGCTCGATGCTTGGGGGCTGCCGCACTTCTACCGCGAGCGCGTAGAGGGCAGCGGGGCCAGGGTGATGGAGGTGGAGTTTTCCCACCAGGACGGGCTGGTGACGGTAAGCCAGGGCAAGGAGGCCTTTTCCATCCCCTACCTCACCGATATGCACGATCCCCTCTCGCTTTTGCTGGCGATAGGGTCGCTCGATCTCGAGGTGGGGGGGGTGCGGAAGTTCTGCCTGGTGGGGGGGCGGGCCTATGTGGAGCGCCTTCCCGACCAGCGCCTGGGCGAACGCCCCCTGAGGCTCTACCGCCTGCGCCCCGGCCTGAGCCTTTTGTACTACGACGAGGCCGGCTACCCGGTGCGGCTTACCCAGAAGGTGGGGGAGCACATCTTCGAGGCCGAGCTTCAGGAGGTGCAGTGCTCCCCGGCAAGCGCACAGCGGGGTAGGCGGGTGGCTCGCCGCCGGCGCAGGCGGTACACCTGA